Proteins found in one Fibrobacter sp. UWEL genomic segment:
- a CDS encoding NADP-dependent isocitrate dehydrogenase → MNPKIYYTITDEAPFLATQSLLPIVSAFAKTAGIDVDTKNISLAHRILAVFGKTEDDLGFLGKLALDASANIIKLPNISASLPQLKAAIAELQKNGYDVPEYPDEPATEAEKEIRAKYDKVKGSAVNPVLRQGNSDRRAPKAVKNYAKKNPHKMGAWSSDSKTHVSYMTADDFYGNEKSVTLGDADSFKIEYVAADGAVTELRAAKPTLAGEILDATVMRMASLEKFIADQMADAKAKGVLFSVHLKATMMKVSDPVMFGAFVRVFFKDVFTKYADLFKEIGVNENNGLGDLYKRLEGNAKEAEVKAAIDAALANGPAIAMVDSDKGITNLNVPSDVIIDASMPAMIRNSGCMWNKEGKLQEVKACIPDRCYAGIYEATIDFHKKNGAFDPTTMGSTSNVGLMAQGAEEYGSHDKTFIAKGKGVIRAVNSKGEVLLSQDVEAGDIFRMCQAKDAPIKDWVKLAVNRARVSETPAIFWLDPQRAHDREIQKKVEVYLKDHDINGLDIKIMDPKSAITESLTRAKAGLDTISVTGNVMRDYLTDLFPILEVGTSAKMYSIVPLMAGGGMFETGAGGSAPKHVQQFLAENYLRWDSLGEYFALVPSFEQIASTTGNKKAKVLADTLDEANGRILENNRTPARKIGDLDNRGSHFYLAMYWAEALAAQTADAELAAKFAPVAAALTAGEKDIVAAYTAAQGQPVDIGGYYLPKAELLKKWMRPVEAFNKVIDAI, encoded by the coding sequence ATGAACCCGAAAATCTACTACACCATTACCGACGAGGCTCCGTTCCTCGCTACTCAATCCCTTCTGCCCATCGTAAGCGCTTTTGCAAAGACCGCTGGCATTGATGTGGATACTAAGAACATTTCTCTCGCTCACCGTATTCTGGCTGTTTTCGGCAAGACCGAAGACGATCTGGGATTCCTGGGCAAGCTGGCTCTGGATGCAAGCGCAAATATTATCAAGCTTCCTAACATTTCTGCTTCTCTTCCGCAGTTGAAGGCTGCCATTGCTGAACTTCAGAAGAATGGCTACGATGTTCCGGAATATCCCGATGAACCCGCTACCGAAGCTGAAAAGGAAATCCGCGCCAAGTACGACAAGGTGAAGGGCTCCGCTGTGAACCCGGTGCTCCGTCAGGGTAACTCTGACCGCCGCGCTCCCAAGGCTGTTAAGAACTACGCCAAGAAGAACCCCCACAAGATGGGTGCCTGGTCTTCTGATAGCAAGACTCATGTTTCTTACATGACTGCCGACGATTTCTACGGTAACGAAAAGTCCGTTACCCTGGGCGACGCCGACTCCTTCAAGATTGAATACGTTGCAGCTGATGGCGCTGTTACTGAACTCCGCGCTGCAAAGCCCACTCTCGCTGGTGAAATCCTGGATGCTACCGTCATGCGTATGGCTTCCTTGGAAAAGTTCATCGCCGACCAGATGGCTGATGCCAAGGCAAAGGGCGTTCTCTTCTCCGTGCATCTGAAGGCTACCATGATGAAGGTTTCTGACCCCGTCATGTTCGGTGCTTTCGTTCGTGTGTTCTTCAAGGACGTGTTCACCAAGTATGCCGACCTGTTCAAGGAAATCGGCGTTAACGAAAATAACGGTCTGGGTGACCTTTACAAGCGCCTGGAAGGCAATGCCAAGGAAGCTGAAGTCAAGGCTGCAATCGATGCCGCTCTGGCTAACGGCCCGGCTATCGCCATGGTGGATTCCGACAAGGGTATCACCAACCTGAACGTTCCCAGCGACGTGATTATCGATGCTTCCATGCCGGCCATGATCCGTAACTCTGGCTGCATGTGGAACAAGGAAGGCAAGCTCCAGGAAGTAAAGGCTTGCATTCCGGACCGCTGCTACGCAGGCATCTACGAAGCTACCATCGATTTCCACAAGAAGAATGGTGCATTTGACCCCACTACCATGGGTTCTACCTCCAACGTTGGCCTGATGGCTCAGGGTGCCGAAGAATACGGCTCTCACGACAAGACCTTCATTGCCAAGGGCAAGGGCGTTATCCGTGCAGTGAACAGCAAGGGTGAAGTTCTCCTTTCTCAGGACGTTGAAGCCGGCGACATCTTCCGTATGTGCCAGGCCAAGGACGCTCCCATCAAGGACTGGGTCAAGCTGGCTGTGAACCGCGCTCGCGTTTCCGAAACTCCGGCAATTTTCTGGCTGGACCCGCAGCGTGCTCATGACCGCGAAATCCAGAAGAAGGTGGAAGTTTACCTGAAGGACCACGATATTAACGGCCTTGACATCAAGATTATGGACCCCAAGTCCGCCATTACCGAATCCCTGACCCGCGCCAAGGCTGGTCTGGATACCATCAGCGTTACCGGTAACGTGATGCGTGACTACCTGACCGACTTGTTCCCCATCTTGGAAGTGGGTACTTCTGCCAAGATGTACTCCATCGTGCCTCTCATGGCTGGTGGCGGCATGTTCGAAACTGGTGCAGGTGGCTCCGCTCCTAAGCACGTACAGCAGTTCCTTGCTGAAAACTACCTGCGCTGGGATTCCCTGGGTGAATACTTCGCTCTGGTTCCGTCTTTCGAACAGATTGCCTCTACTACCGGCAACAAGAAGGCTAAGGTGCTGGCTGATACTTTGGACGAAGCTAACGGTCGCATTCTTGAAAACAACCGTACTCCGGCCCGTAAGATCGGCGACCTGGACAACCGCGGCTCTCACTTCTACCTGGCCATGTACTGGGCCGAAGCCCTTGCCGCACAGACTGCTGATGCAGAACTGGCTGCAAAGTTCGCTCCCGTAGCAGCAGCCCTCACCGCTGGTGAAAAGGACATCGTTGCCGCTTACACCGCAGCTCAGGGCCAGCCCGTAGACATCGGCGGTTACTACCTGCCCAAGGCAGAACTACTGAAGAAGTGGATGCGCCCCGTCGAAGCCTTCAACAAGGTGATTGACGCGATTTAA